From Scleropages formosus chromosome 9, fSclFor1.1, whole genome shotgun sequence, one genomic window encodes:
- the LOC108937070 gene encoding 5-hydroxytryptamine receptor 5A-like, which translates to MVYPNATVSANHSSEPENFYRPFSVFSVLTLTLLAMLVVATFVWNVLVLVTILRVRTFHRVPHNLVASMAVSDVMVAALVMPLSLVHELNGRRWALGRVLCHVWVSFDVLCCTASIWNVTAIALDRYWSITRHLEYTLKTRKRISNLMIALTWLLSAVISLSPLFGWGETYSENLMECQVSQEPSYTIFSTFGAFYLPLCVVLFVYWKIYKAAKFRIGSRKTNTITPMAEVIEVKEAARQPQMVFTVRHAAVTFQTDGDTWREQKERRAALMVGILIGVFVLCWIPFFITELIQPLCNCDVPPLWKSIFLWLGYSNSFFNPLIYTAFNKNYNNAFRNLFSRQR; encoded by the exons ATGGTCTATCCGAATGCGACCGTCTCGGCCAATCACAGCTCGGAGCCCGAGAACTTCTACCGGCCGTTCTCGGTGTTCAGCGTCCTGACCCTCACCCTGCTGGCCATGTTGGTCGTCGCCACGTTCGTGTGGAACGTGCTGGTGCTGGTGACCATCCTGCGCGTGCGGACGTTCCACCGCGTGCCGCACAACCTGGTGGCCTCCATGGCCGTGTCGGACGTGATGGTGGCCGCGCTGGTCATGCCCCTCAGCCTGGTTCACGAGCTGAACGGCCGGCGCTGGGCTCTGGGCCGGGTGCTCTGCCACGTGTGGGTCTCCTTCGACGTGCTCTGCTGCACGGCCAGCATCTGGAACGTGACGGCCATCGCTCTGGACCGCTACTGGTCCATAACCCGGCACTTGGAGTACACCCTGAAGACCAGGAAGAGGATCTCAAACTTGATGATCGCCCTCACCTGGCTGCTGTCGGCAGTCATTTCGCTGTCGCCGCTCTTCGGCTGGGGGGAGACGTACTCCGAGAACCTCATGGAGTGCCAGGTCAGCCAAGAACCTTCCTACACCATCTTCTCCACCTTCGGCGCCTTCTACCTGCCCCTCTGCGTGGTGCTTTTTGTCTACTGGAAGATCTACAAGGCGGCCAAGTTCCGCATCGGGTCTCGGAAAACGAACACCATCACGCCCATGGCCGAAGTTATCGAG GTGAAGGAGGCCGCCCGGCAACCCCAGATGGTGTTCACGGTCCGGCACGCCGCGGTCACCTTCCAGACTGACGGGGATACGTGGCGTGAGCAGAAAGAGCGGCGGGCGGCGCTCATGGTGGGCATTCTCATCGGCGTCTTTGTGCTCTGCTGGATCCCCTTCTTCATCACGGAGCTCATCCAGCCGCTGTGCAACTGCGATGTGCCGCCGCTCTGGAAGAGCATCTTCCTGTGGCTCGGCTACTCCAACTCCTTCTTCAACCCCCTCATCTACACGGCCTTCAACAAGAACTACAACAACGCCTTCAGGAATCTCTTCTCTCGCCAGCGCTGA